The following proteins are co-located in the Dromiciops gliroides isolate mDroGli1 chromosome 2, mDroGli1.pri, whole genome shotgun sequence genome:
- the PDP2 gene encoding pyruvate dehydrogenase [acetyl-transferring]-phosphatase 2, mitochondrial, which yields MSSTVTCWIFTSVRNSITTFQGKRHLYSRCVQNRNKLKWKLFSKGLFKSTAVDCGPHNNGFFLQRAFRHTSTEEDDFHLHLTPAQISEILRAGESSHKVLEYEGKLPNPVLRFESNQLAANSPVEDRRSVASCLQTKGMMFGVFDGHGGHACAQAVSERLFYYVAVSLMSHQTLEMMEDAMEYMKPLLPILQWYKHPGDSIYKEVTSVHFDHLRVYWQELLDLHMEMGLSIKEALAYSFQRLDSDISLEIQAPLEDEMLRNLSLQVAFSGATACMAHVDGVHLHVANAGDCRAILGVQEENGSWSCLPLTRDHNAWNKAELLRLKKEHPASEERTIIVDDRLLGVLMPSRAFGDVQLKWSKELQQSVLQRGFDIEALNIYRFTPPNYYTPPYLTAEPEVTYHKLRRQDKFLVLASDGLWDLLGNEDVVRLVVEHLEEASRQKPELAEKPANLGLMQSLLLRRKAKGIHAPDQNVATHLIRHAIGCNEYGEMDQERLAAMLALPDDLARMYRDDITVTVVYFNSDSIDMFYKGSE from the coding sequence ATGTCTAGCACTGTGACCTGTTGGATTTTCACTTCAGTCAGAAACAGCATTACCACCTTCCAAGGAAAAAGACATTTGTATTCAAGATGTGTCCAAAACAGGAATAAGTTGAAATGGAAGCTTTTTTCTAAAGGGCTATTTAAATCCACAGCAGTAGATTGTGGACCGCACAATAATGGCTTTTTTCTACAAAGAGCTTTCAGGCACACTTCCACTGAAGAAGACGACTTTCATTTGCATCTCACACCTGCCCAGATAAGTGAAATCTTGAGAGCTGGCGAATCATCCCATAAAGTTCTCGAATATGAGGGCAAACTTCCTAATCCAGTGTTAAGATTCGAAAGTAACCAGTTGGCTGCCAACTCTCCAGTGGAAGACCGTCGAAGTGTAGCGTCTTGCCTTCAGACAAAAGGAATGATGTTTGGTGTCTTTGATGGGCATGGGGGTCACGCGTGTGCCCAGGCAGTAAGTGAAAGGCTTTTCTATTATGTGGCAGTATCCTTGATGTCTCATCAAACCCTGGAGATGATGGAGGATGCCATGGAGTACATGAAACCTCTCCTGCCTATCCTGCAGTGGTACAAGCACCCAGGTGACAGTATTTACAAGGAAGTTACTTCTGTGCACTTTGACCACCTCCGCGTCTATTGGCAAGAGCTGCTTGACTTGCACATGGAAATGGGGCTCAGTATAAAGGAAGCTTTAGCATATTCCTTCCAGAGACTGGATTCTGACATCTCTTTGGAAATTCAGGCTCCCTTGGAGGATGAGATGTTGAGAAATCTCTCCCTACAGGTTGCGTTTTCTGGTGCAACAGCATGTATGGCTCACGTTGATGGGGTTCACTTGCATGTGGCAAATGCTGGGGACTGTCGAGCTATACTTGGGGTTCAGGAGGAAAATGGGTCATGGTCTTGTCTGCCCCTTACCCGAGACCATAATGCTTGGAACAAAGCTGAACTTTTGAGGCTAAAGAAGGAACACCCAGCATCTGAGGAGAGAACTATCATTGTGGACGACAGGCTCTTGGGTGTTCTCATGCCTTCGAGGGCGTTCGGTGACGTCCAGTTGAAATGGAGTAAAGAATTGCAGCAGAGTGTTCTTCAGAGAGGTTTCGATATTGAGGCTTTGAATATTTATCGCTTTACCCCTCCTAACTACTACACTCCACCTTATTTGACTGCAGAACCAGAAGTCACCTACCACAAATTGAGACGTCAGGATAAGTTCCTTGTTCTAGCTTCTGATGGATTGTGGGACTTGCTGGGTAATGAGGATGTGGTTAGGCTTGTTGTGGAGCACCTTGAAGAGGCTAGTAGGCAGAAACCTGAACTGGCCGAGAAACCGGCTAATTTGGGCCTCATGCAAAGCCTGTTGCTccgaagaaaagcaaaaggcatcCATGCCCCCGACCAAAATGTAGCTACTCATCTTATAAGGCACGCCATTGGCTGCAACGAGTATGGGGAGATGGACCAAGAGAGGCTTGCTGCTATGCTGGCATTGCCTGATGATTTAGCACGAATGTATAGGGATGATATCACCGTTACAGTGGTTTATTTTAATTCGGACTCGATTGACATGTTTTATAAGGGGAGTGAATAA